The Paenibacillus sp. MBLB1832 genome has a window encoding:
- the aroF gene encoding 3-deoxy-7-phosphoheptulonate synthase, which translates to MIAITSNKTSDERIQEIVQWIEKQGVQAHVSKGVDRTVIGIIGKADPKLAEQLRQMSGVEQVVKISKSYKLASRDFHPADTVINIKGVEIGGEQLVVMGGPCAVETPEQIDEIARLVKAAGGQVLRGGAFKPRTGPYSFQGVGVEGLIMMAEAGKKHGLLTITEVMTPEYVDVCAEYADILQVGTRNMQNFDLLRKLGTIQTPVLLKRGFSSTYDEFLNAAEYILAGGNPNVMLCERGIRTFETYTRNTLDLSAIPVLKGLSHLPVISDPSHGTGRRELVVPMTKASVAAGADGLIIEMHTDPDNSMTGDGVQSLFPDQFAHLLADLEKLAPLLGKKFDTQKEAILA; encoded by the coding sequence ATGATCGCAATTACATCGAACAAAACATCGGATGAGCGCATTCAGGAGATTGTACAATGGATCGAGAAACAAGGGGTTCAAGCGCATGTCTCCAAAGGCGTTGACCGTACGGTCATCGGAATCATCGGTAAGGCGGATCCGAAATTGGCAGAACAGCTGCGTCAAATGTCGGGTGTTGAGCAAGTTGTGAAGATTTCTAAGTCATACAAATTGGCTAGCCGCGATTTCCATCCAGCAGACACGGTGATTAACATTAAAGGTGTTGAAATCGGTGGGGAGCAGCTCGTCGTCATGGGTGGTCCTTGTGCAGTTGAAACGCCTGAGCAAATCGATGAAATTGCTCGTTTGGTCAAAGCAGCTGGCGGTCAAGTGCTGCGCGGCGGAGCTTTCAAACCGAGAACAGGTCCATACAGCTTCCAAGGTGTTGGGGTTGAAGGTCTTATTATGATGGCGGAAGCGGGGAAGAAACACGGACTTCTTACGATTACGGAAGTTATGACACCTGAATACGTAGATGTGTGTGCAGAGTACGCTGACATTCTTCAAGTAGGTACACGCAACATGCAAAACTTCGATTTGCTGCGTAAGCTGGGAACGATCCAAACGCCGGTATTACTCAAACGCGGATTTAGCTCCACGTACGATGAATTCTTGAATGCGGCTGAATACATTCTTGCTGGCGGCAATCCGAACGTTATGCTTTGTGAGCGCGGAATCCGTACATTCGAGACGTACACACGCAATACGTTAGATTTATCTGCAATTCCTGTGTTGAAAGGGCTGAGCCACTTGCCAGTGATCTCAGATCCAAGTCATGGAACAGGCCGCAGAGAGCTTGTCGTGCCAATGACCAAAGCATCCGTTGCGGCAGGAGCGGACGGATTGATCATCGAAATGCACACAGATCCAGATAACTCCATGACAGGTGATGGCGTACAGTCCTTATTCCCAGATCAATTCGCACATCTATTGGCTGATCTTGAGAAACTAGCACCGTTGCTAGGTAAGAAGTTTGATACGCAAAAAGAAGCCATTCTGGCTTAA
- a CDS encoding DUF2062 domain-containing protein, which yields MQSIQKVKMMKARYDWKSIKRWFKYKYILLLRAKGGPSMVARGFSIGLFVEMFTLPTAGFAFALIFPLVYLLRANLPAALIGFVFGKVIYIPFSILNKQVGEALVPKHFKFYLIHHLPHMLSNIIRSGLDLIIGGMVVGLFLGIIAYFPVVLLLKYQANRRKEKRRLRKDQLATTQTKE from the coding sequence ATGCAAAGTATCCAGAAGGTGAAAATGATGAAAGCTCGCTACGATTGGAAAAGTATTAAACGTTGGTTTAAGTACAAATATATTCTTCTTTTACGTGCCAAGGGTGGTCCATCCATGGTAGCGCGTGGCTTTTCAATCGGTTTATTCGTTGAAATGTTTACCCTGCCAACCGCAGGGTTCGCTTTCGCTCTCATTTTTCCGTTGGTGTATCTGTTGAGAGCTAACTTGCCTGCCGCATTAATCGGTTTTGTTTTCGGTAAAGTCATCTACATCCCGTTCTCCATTCTTAATAAGCAGGTCGGAGAAGCCTTAGTTCCAAAGCACTTTAAGTTCTATCTCATTCATCATTTGCCGCATATGCTGTCTAATATTATTAGAAGCGGGTTGGATTTGATTATCGGTGGGATGGTTGTTGGACTATTCCTTGGCATTATCGCTTACTTCCCAGTTGTTCTATTGCTCAAGTACCAAGCGAATCGTCGGAAAGAGAAGCGAAGACTTCGCAAAGATCAGTTGGCGACTACGCAAACAAAAGAATAA
- a CDS encoding 4-hydroxy-3-methylbut-2-enyl diphosphate reductase codes for MEVVRISPRGYCYGVVDAMALAMQTAKNLNLPRPIYILGMIVHNAHVTDFFKEEGVITLDGENRLDILSQVETGTVIFTAHGVSPEVRRLARDKGLTVVDATCPDVTKTHDLIREKVADGYEIIYIGKKGHPEPEGAIGVAPDHVHLIEKLEEAEHLQLNSKRIIITNQTTMSQWDIKHIMNRLLDLFPHAEIHNEICLATQVRQEAVAEQAKEVDLVIVVGDPKSNNSNRLAQVSEDIAGVKAYRISDLSELDRDWLAHVRKVGVTSGASTPTPITKEVISYLENYDAKDETTWELVRTINMKKLIPSVKSKAASQA; via the coding sequence ATGGAAGTTGTTCGAATTTCTCCAAGAGGTTATTGTTACGGTGTAGTTGATGCGATGGCGCTAGCTATGCAAACGGCTAAAAATTTGAATCTACCCCGTCCTATATATATTCTCGGCATGATCGTTCATAACGCGCATGTTACGGATTTCTTTAAGGAAGAAGGCGTGATTACGCTGGATGGCGAGAATCGTCTTGATATTTTGTCCCAAGTCGAAACAGGTACAGTTATTTTTACTGCGCATGGGGTCTCCCCAGAAGTACGCCGATTGGCTAGAGATAAAGGCTTAACGGTTGTGGATGCAACTTGCCCGGATGTGACTAAGACGCATGATTTGATTCGTGAGAAAGTAGCGGATGGTTACGAGATTATTTATATTGGCAAAAAGGGACACCCAGAGCCGGAAGGCGCGATCGGTGTTGCTCCCGATCATGTCCATCTCATTGAGAAATTGGAAGAGGCGGAGCATCTTCAATTGAATTCGAAACGAATCATCATCACGAATCAAACGACGATGAGTCAATGGGATATTAAGCACATTATGAATCGGTTGCTGGACCTGTTCCCACATGCTGAAATTCATAATGAAATTTGCTTAGCGACCCAAGTTCGTCAAGAAGCTGTCGCGGAGCAAGCGAAGGAAGTCGATCTAGTTATCGTCGTCGGAGATCCGAAAAGCAACAACTCCAATCGACTAGCTCAAGTATCCGAGGATATTGCTGGGGTCAAAGCGTACCGCATTTCGGATCTGTCTGAATTGGACCGTGACTGGCTGGCGCATGTGCGCAAAGTAGGTGTTACGTCAGGTGCCTCCACACCAACACCGATTACCAAAGAGGTCATTTCCTATTTAGAAAACTATGATGCGAAAGATGAAACCACATGGGAATTGGTACGTACTATTAATATGAAGAAACTAATTCCCTCAGTTAAATCTAAAGCAGCATCACAAGCGTAA